A region of uncultured Draconibacterium sp. DNA encodes the following proteins:
- a CDS encoding ABC transporter substrate binding protein, with the protein MMKGINKVLESKEVEMKTFFMDSKQKSSEIEIAESVQKSLAEIEEFKPDLLLVSDDNAVKYIIQPYFNNKNIPVVFCGVNWSAEQYELGKNVTGMLEVLPLQELLKTVVSNYPDSKNLVVLSENSLSEQNNKTILDTLYRNLGLEPTYMLADNFEEWKKMFAEANRSADIIYMPTNGAIKGWDDAKAKKITEESLQIPAITCDDFMMPYVVFGLTKVASEQGEWAANRALEILGGKKAEEIPYAKNIQSKAWLNTKLANRIDFKLSEKTKLECTQL; encoded by the coding sequence ATTATGAAAGGAATCAATAAAGTGCTGGAAAGTAAAGAGGTTGAAATGAAAACCTTTTTTATGGATTCAAAACAAAAATCGTCAGAAATAGAAATAGCTGAATCGGTACAAAAATCGTTGGCAGAGATTGAAGAATTTAAGCCTGATTTGCTATTGGTTTCCGATGATAATGCTGTGAAATACATTATACAACCTTATTTTAATAACAAGAATATTCCGGTTGTTTTTTGCGGCGTTAACTGGTCCGCAGAACAATATGAATTAGGAAAAAATGTAACCGGAATGCTTGAAGTATTGCCTTTACAAGAACTTCTTAAAACTGTCGTATCAAACTATCCTGACTCGAAAAATTTGGTTGTCCTATCCGAAAATTCTTTATCCGAACAAAACAACAAGACCATTTTGGATACACTGTATCGAAACCTTGGGCTGGAGCCCACTTATATGTTAGCAGACAATTTTGAAGAATGGAAGAAAATGTTTGCTGAAGCAAATCGATCTGCTGATATCATTTATATGCCCACCAATGGAGCAATTAAGGGATGGGACGATGCCAAAGCGAAAAAAATTACCGAAGAATCTCTTCAAATCCCGGCAATTACCTGTGACGATTTTATGATGCCTTATGTGGTTTTTGGACTCACGAAAGTGGCAAGTGAACAGGGCGAATGGGCAGCAAATAGAGCCTTGGAAATACTTGGTGGTAAAAAAGCAGAAGAGATACCTTATGCAAAAAACATTCAGTCAAAAGCCTGGTTAAATACAAAACTGGCAAATCGCATAGATTTTAAATTAAGTGAAAAAACAAAACTAGAATGCACTCAACTTTAA
- a CDS encoding amidohydrolase family protein, translating to MHSTLSNNMTPNAKNRIEQQLTFLKANKNNLTIDADTHISDIANLEDPLREKYLESDNYYHGKPISAKDLMAEMNMAGVDMCLSWQNPATTVYEIDHEKNFEKLFKANQYIYDMATKYPDRIIPAGWTDPKNLGVELAIKMAEICVKKFGFFIVKMNPAQNEYPIDSDAVVSVFNKIIELGGVPAFHFGGDTPYTTAEGFEVMAKIHPEHPVIGVHMGGGGPSYIDGEIHYHKARELGLRMPNIKFIQSAKRDTHMESDFIAYELAGEPYSKNIFCASDAPYGRQSWNFGGFRLMFDSLKNGEKHTDRRLKENPNLFNENVAQNYLGRNFAEFTIDGYERLLKKYTK from the coding sequence ATGCACTCAACTTTAAGCAATAATATGACACCAAATGCAAAAAATAGGATCGAGCAACAATTGACTTTCCTGAAAGCCAATAAAAATAATCTAACAATTGATGCTGATACACACATCTCAGATATAGCGAATCTTGAAGATCCTTTGCGTGAAAAATATTTGGAATCGGATAATTATTACCACGGGAAACCCATTTCTGCCAAAGACTTAATGGCTGAGATGAATATGGCTGGCGTTGATATGTGTTTGAGCTGGCAAAATCCTGCAACCACCGTGTATGAAATTGATCACGAAAAAAACTTTGAAAAACTATTTAAAGCCAATCAATATATATATGATATGGCTACCAAATACCCCGATCGTATCATTCCCGCTGGTTGGACCGATCCCAAAAATTTAGGCGTAGAATTAGCGATTAAAATGGCAGAAATATGTGTGAAAAAATTTGGTTTTTTTATTGTAAAAATGAATCCTGCACAAAACGAATATCCAATTGACAGTGATGCTGTGGTAAGCGTTTTTAATAAAATTATTGAATTGGGTGGGGTGCCCGCTTTTCATTTTGGAGGTGATACACCCTATACAACTGCTGAAGGATTTGAAGTGATGGCAAAGATTCATCCGGAACACCCGGTGATCGGAGTTCATATGGGCGGTGGTGGTCCATCATATATAGATGGTGAAATACATTACCATAAGGCGCGTGAGTTGGGACTTCGAATGCCAAATATAAAATTCATTCAAAGTGCGAAACGCGATACGCATATGGAAAGCGATTTTATTGCATATGAATTAGCGGGCGAACCATACTCGAAAAATATCTTTTGTGCCAGCGATGCTCCCTACGGAAGACAATCCTGGAATTTTGGCGGTTTTCGTTTAATGTTTGATAGTCTTAAAAATGGGGAAAAGCATACCGACAGACGGCTAAAAGAAAATCCAAATCTTTTTAACGAAAACGTTGCTCAAAATTATCTGGGAAGAAATTTCGCTGAATTTACGATTGATGGGTATGAAAGATTATTGAAAAAATATACCAAATAA
- a CDS encoding LacI family DNA-binding transcriptional regulator produces MRKPNLTINDIAKALNISKSTVSRALRDTHDINPKTKLRVLEFAAKHDYHPDILAQSLRSRSTKTIGVIVPAYNIPFYSTAIGGIQDYAMKMGYNVIVCHSNEQYEIEIKNVEALLNAGVEGIIISVARDTEKNEHIKKLKNKGIPLVLFNRVIEDFKSAKVVVNDYYGAKNMVDYLIKTGCKKIAHITGPNNLLLSNNRKEGYLDALKDGGIEINEELIVEGDFTIQSGIRCTEKLLEDNEGIDAVFAVCDAVAFGTMKVLKKRGIRIPQDISVAGFTNEPMAELVEPSLTTVKQPIYEVGETASKLLFAQLKDPDLPAELCVLETTLEIRESTK; encoded by the coding sequence ATGAGAAAGCCAAATCTGACCATTAACGATATTGCCAAAGCGCTTAACATTTCGAAGTCAACTGTTTCGCGTGCATTACGCGATACGCATGACATAAATCCCAAAACCAAATTGCGCGTACTGGAGTTTGCAGCGAAACACGATTATCATCCCGATATACTTGCGCAAAGTTTAAGGAGTAGAAGTACAAAAACAATCGGGGTGATTGTACCCGCATATAATATCCCATTTTATTCCACAGCAATTGGTGGCATACAGGATTATGCAATGAAAATGGGGTACAATGTTATTGTTTGCCACTCAAACGAGCAATATGAAATAGAAATTAAAAACGTGGAAGCACTCTTAAATGCAGGAGTTGAAGGAATTATTATATCTGTAGCCCGCGACACCGAAAAGAATGAACACATAAAAAAACTAAAGAACAAGGGAATTCCGCTGGTCCTATTCAATCGGGTAATTGAAGATTTTAAATCAGCAAAAGTTGTTGTAAACGATTATTATGGCGCCAAAAACATGGTCGACTACCTTATTAAAACAGGTTGTAAAAAAATTGCCCACATAACTGGCCCGAATAATTTATTACTAAGTAATAACCGGAAAGAAGGCTATTTAGATGCATTAAAAGACGGCGGGATTGAAATAAATGAAGAATTAATTGTTGAGGGTGATTTTACGATTCAAAGCGGAATCAGATGTACTGAGAAGCTACTTGAAGATAATGAAGGGATTGATGCTGTTTTTGCGGTATGTGATGCGGTTGCGTTTGGGACAATGAAAGTGTTGAAAAAAAGAGGCATAAGAATTCCCCAGGATATTTCGGTTGCAGGGTTTACAAATGAGCCAATGGCAGAATTGGTTGAACCTTCATTAACTACTGTAAAACAACCCATTTACGAGGTTGGAGAAACTGCATCAAAATTATTATTTGCCCAGTTGAAAGATCCGGATCTACCAGCTGAATTATGTGTTTTGGAAACCACCCTGGAAATTAGAGAAAGTACTAAATAA
- a CDS encoding RNA polymerase sigma-70 factor, whose product MPFENRETKLLVRLQYGDERAFELLFNQYKNRVKGFVHKMLPPNITSDRILIEVFMKVWIHRKRIDPSKNFSSYLFSISKNLVLDELKSSVNKKLVFMENDVLDGVMLNPEQIENSEEEMETVLQKVLQKLPKRRRQIFNLSRFEGLTYKQIAAKLNISENTVDTQIRKSLQFLRQELNNFL is encoded by the coding sequence TTGCCTTTTGAAAATAGGGAAACTAAACTCCTTGTCCGCCTGCAATATGGTGACGAAAGGGCATTTGAACTCTTGTTTAATCAATATAAGAATCGTGTTAAGGGCTTTGTTCATAAAATGCTACCGCCAAACATTACTTCCGATCGTATTTTAATTGAGGTTTTTATGAAGGTATGGATTCATCGGAAACGAATCGATCCATCGAAAAATTTTTCTTCATATCTCTTTTCCATATCCAAGAATCTGGTTTTGGATGAATTAAAGAGTTCGGTGAATAAAAAACTGGTTTTTATGGAGAATGATGTTCTGGATGGAGTAATGTTGAATCCGGAACAAATTGAAAATTCAGAAGAAGAAATGGAAACAGTGCTTCAAAAAGTATTGCAGAAGTTGCCAAAACGCCGCAGACAGATTTTTAATCTTAGTCGTTTTGAAGGACTTACTTACAAACAAATTGCAGCAAAGCTTAACATTTCAGAGAATACAGTGGATACTCAAATCAGAAAATCACTTCAATTTCTTCGTCAAGAGCTTAACAATTTTCTTTAG
- a CDS encoding FecR domain-containing protein: protein MNKTEKNILSRFLANEITTHEELDHLKECLSDDREMEQLLREEWDKEHNKETKIQFPHIQGKIKELEKKSLKIPFRKKILISYQKVAAAIVLPLMAFSIYFAVNHFNSEPTYFQTIAECGQKSKIELPDGTKVWLNSDSKIQYPDNFGKHNRSIQLTGEAYFEVTKDVENPFLVEAGEVKVRVLGTRFNLKAYPDEYEIETTLFEGKVELNVQPEAKNIASRVVEMEPGESLIFNKTRNELQFGEFEKEEILAWTNNQLIFRNDNFENLVRKIERWYDVEIVYDKASLNNQRLTVELYQGELLFRLLDIIELAMDVECVSEQNKIYIKAKKK, encoded by the coding sequence ATGAACAAAACTGAAAAAAATATATTATCCCGTTTTCTTGCGAATGAAATTACTACGCATGAGGAATTAGATCATCTAAAAGAATGTTTGTCTGATGATCGTGAAATGGAGCAATTATTGCGTGAAGAATGGGATAAAGAACATAACAAGGAAACGAAAATTCAATTTCCTCATATTCAGGGAAAAATTAAAGAACTTGAAAAAAAGTCACTAAAAATTCCATTTAGAAAAAAAATTCTGATTAGTTACCAAAAAGTCGCTGCTGCTATAGTACTTCCACTTATGGCCTTTTCAATCTATTTTGCAGTAAATCATTTTAATTCGGAACCAACCTATTTTCAAACGATAGCTGAGTGCGGTCAAAAATCGAAGATTGAATTGCCAGATGGAACAAAGGTTTGGCTTAATTCAGATTCTAAAATTCAGTACCCTGATAATTTCGGGAAACACAACCGTAGTATACAACTCACAGGAGAAGCCTATTTTGAAGTTACGAAAGATGTTGAAAATCCATTTCTGGTAGAGGCCGGTGAAGTCAAGGTTCGTGTTCTGGGGACCAGGTTTAATTTAAAAGCATATCCTGACGAATATGAAATTGAAACTACACTCTTTGAGGGTAAAGTGGAGTTAAACGTACAACCTGAAGCAAAAAATATTGCATCACGAGTCGTCGAAATGGAGCCTGGTGAATCATTGATTTTTAACAAAACTAGAAATGAACTTCAATTCGGGGAGTTTGAAAAGGAAGAAATTCTTGCGTGGACAAACAATCAGCTAATTTTTAGAAACGACAATTTCGAAAACCTGGTTCGGAAAATTGAGCGGTGGTACGATGTTGAGATTGTTTATGATAAAGCCAGTCTGAACAACCAAAGACTAACCGTTGAACTGTATCAGGGGGAATTACTTTTTCGCTTGCTAGATATTATCGAGTTGGCGATGGACGTCGAATGTGTTTCAGAACAAAATAAAATCTATATAAAAGCAAAGAAAAAATGA
- a CDS encoding TonB-dependent receptor, whose product MKLTFILVLAGLVTYANNSYSQATKLSMKMDQVTILEIFNEIESQSEFKIAYNSTKLDVNRKVDIDAKKQTVDKILDEVLVDQGLQYQIIDRYIVITDKVSDAVLSRDVQQKTVSGTVTNSAGETLPGVTVMVKGTSAGIVTDTDGNYSLVIPENGKILVFSYVGMLTQEVEIGNQSVINIVLKEDVIGIEEVIAVGYATQRKVNLTGSVAQVDAEKIGSRPITQTSSALQGLAPGVVVTQNLGSPGNDASTIRIRGRGSISSDNAPLILVDGIQVSNINDVNPEDIANMSVLKDAASASIYGARAANGVILITTKRGSKGKFSVNADISYGVQMPTMLPDMVDVKSQMLYEDVKLINEGSPIEWGVDRINDYMSNLSKGTNDQYQNNDWYDAVVAPSAGLHREQVVVSGGSEKVSARLSLVNVEQDGLLANTNFARKSLRSNIDLDPLDWMHFSTDIFIQRSERIQPPQSMGNIFQMLNELEPYRQLKVGDDLWGWAWRGENPLAFTEDGGSNTNENEYTLINLNANLTPTEGLNIDLGYSNLTDNNHITNFTEKFGFYEAGGAVGDPPQFSGYNPTLNSLNISSQYRTQNYYKATASYEKTFGNNYVKVLAGGDAIDFTYSDHFGSRSNFPLGQDYPQLSLGDREGMNNGSSGTSWSMASLLGRINYMFKDRYLLEATFRYDGSSRFASEKRWGFFPSVSAGWRVSEESFMQAINAISNLKIRASWGQLGNQNIGSNYPYQSLVDLNQPTVLNETSQLGAAITDWAVRGITWEKSEQTNIGLDFGFLGNKLSGSFDYYIKNTSDILLILALPQSSGLAPNYQNGAEMENKGWELVLNWEDKIGNISYYITGQIDDNKNKITNLLGTGPYISNDRIRQEGTEFDALYGWQSIGFLSKSDLTDDNVPKQASSELAEGSLKFRDQPDEDGNYDGVIDVNDRVVIGSEAPRYNFSFLTGMKYKGIGLDVILQGVGKRDGYVRRTGQSYGDHLYEWESDFYLPADHQIFTVHNYDQVGLEPNTNAKYPAIGSDNGNFSDFWIQSRAYLRVKNVTLSYTLPKSVTENLKFKNIRFYVSGENLYTFTSFIKGFDPEISSGRGYWQYPNISKVVGGVNLTF is encoded by the coding sequence ATGAAATTAACTTTCATTTTAGTTCTCGCAGGTTTGGTTACCTATGCAAATAACAGTTACTCGCAGGCTACCAAACTATCCATGAAAATGGATCAAGTTACAATTTTGGAGATTTTTAACGAGATTGAGAGTCAGTCCGAATTTAAAATCGCGTATAACAGTACAAAACTGGATGTAAATAGAAAAGTTGACATCGATGCTAAAAAGCAAACTGTTGACAAAATACTGGATGAAGTTCTGGTAGACCAAGGTTTACAATACCAAATAATAGATAGGTATATTGTAATAACCGATAAGGTAAGTGATGCAGTATTAAGTCGCGATGTTCAACAAAAAACCGTATCCGGGACTGTTACTAATTCCGCGGGGGAGACCCTTCCCGGAGTAACTGTAATGGTAAAAGGAACAAGTGCCGGAATTGTCACTGACACGGATGGAAACTATTCCTTGGTTATTCCGGAAAACGGAAAAATACTTGTTTTTTCCTATGTGGGTATGCTCACTCAGGAAGTTGAAATTGGAAATCAATCCGTTATAAACATTGTACTGAAAGAAGATGTTATAGGAATAGAGGAAGTAATCGCAGTGGGTTATGCTACCCAAAGAAAAGTAAACCTTACCGGTTCGGTTGCGCAGGTAGATGCCGAAAAAATTGGAAGCCGACCGATAACGCAAACCTCATCCGCATTGCAAGGTTTGGCTCCGGGTGTTGTGGTGACTCAAAATTTAGGCTCTCCAGGAAATGATGCTTCAACCATTCGGATTCGTGGACGTGGGTCAATTTCAAGTGATAACGCTCCACTAATTCTTGTAGATGGTATTCAGGTTAGCAACATTAATGATGTTAATCCCGAGGACATCGCCAATATGTCGGTTTTAAAAGACGCTGCATCTGCTTCAATTTATGGAGCCAGAGCAGCCAACGGAGTTATCCTTATAACCACAAAACGTGGTTCGAAAGGTAAATTTTCTGTAAATGCAGATATTTCGTATGGGGTACAAATGCCAACCATGTTACCGGATATGGTTGATGTAAAAAGCCAAATGCTATATGAAGATGTAAAATTAATCAACGAAGGAAGTCCTATTGAGTGGGGGGTAGATCGTATTAACGACTACATGAGTAACCTCTCTAAAGGAACGAACGATCAGTACCAAAATAATGATTGGTACGATGCTGTTGTTGCTCCTTCTGCAGGATTACATCGCGAACAGGTTGTGGTTTCCGGCGGAAGCGAGAAAGTAAGTGCACGATTGTCTTTGGTGAATGTAGAACAAGATGGATTATTGGCAAACACTAATTTTGCTCGTAAATCATTACGCTCGAATATTGATTTAGATCCTCTAGACTGGATGCATTTTTCAACTGATATTTTTATTCAACGCTCAGAGCGGATTCAGCCACCACAATCAATGGGGAATATTTTTCAAATGTTGAATGAACTTGAACCTTATCGTCAATTAAAAGTTGGTGATGACCTGTGGGGTTGGGCTTGGCGTGGAGAGAATCCACTTGCTTTTACGGAAGATGGAGGAAGTAATACAAATGAAAATGAATACACCTTAATTAACCTGAATGCGAATTTAACTCCAACCGAAGGATTAAATATAGATCTGGGTTATTCGAATCTTACAGACAACAACCATATCACCAATTTCACAGAGAAATTTGGTTTCTATGAAGCTGGAGGAGCAGTAGGGGATCCTCCACAATTTAGCGGATACAATCCAACATTAAATTCTTTAAATATATCAAGTCAGTATCGCACGCAAAATTATTACAAAGCTACTGCGAGCTATGAAAAAACATTTGGTAATAACTATGTCAAGGTCTTGGCAGGAGGTGATGCTATCGATTTTACGTATTCCGACCATTTCGGATCGCGTTCTAATTTTCCCCTAGGTCAAGATTATCCTCAGTTGTCATTGGGTGATAGAGAAGGGATGAACAATGGAAGTTCAGGTACATCATGGTCTATGGCCTCGCTTTTAGGAAGAATTAATTACATGTTTAAAGATCGTTATTTGCTTGAAGCTACGTTCCGTTATGATGGATCATCTCGTTTCGCCTCAGAAAAACGATGGGGATTTTTTCCGTCTGTTTCTGCAGGATGGAGGGTTTCTGAAGAATCATTCATGCAAGCCATCAATGCGATCTCTAATCTGAAAATACGTGCCTCTTGGGGACAACTCGGTAATCAGAATATTGGGAGCAATTATCCTTATCAATCTTTGGTCGATTTAAATCAACCAACAGTACTAAACGAAACAAGTCAATTGGGAGCAGCAATTACTGATTGGGCAGTTCGCGGGATTACCTGGGAAAAATCGGAACAAACCAATATCGGTCTGGATTTTGGATTTTTAGGGAACAAGCTTTCCGGATCGTTTGATTATTATATAAAAAACACTTCTGATATCTTATTGATTCTTGCCTTACCTCAAAGTTCCGGCTTGGCGCCAAATTATCAGAATGGGGCAGAAATGGAAAACAAAGGTTGGGAGCTGGTATTAAACTGGGAAGATAAAATTGGCAACATTTCTTATTATATAACCGGTCAAATAGACGATAATAAGAACAAAATCACCAATTTGCTCGGTACCGGCCCGTATATTTCTAATGACAGGATCAGACAAGAAGGAACCGAATTTGATGCGCTCTATGGATGGCAATCCATTGGCTTTCTTTCAAAATCGGATTTAACCGATGATAATGTTCCAAAACAAGCATCATCTGAATTGGCAGAAGGAAGCTTAAAATTTAGAGATCAACCTGATGAAGATGGTAACTACGATGGAGTAATAGATGTAAACGACCGTGTTGTAATCGGAAGTGAAGCTCCCCGCTATAATTTCAGTTTTCTCACCGGTATGAAATACAAAGGAATTGGATTAGACGTAATATTACAAGGTGTTGGAAAACGTGACGGATATGTTCGCAGAACAGGACAAAGTTATGGCGATCACCTGTACGAATGGGAGAGTGATTTCTACTTACCCGCGGATCATCAGATTTTTACGGTTCATAATTACGATCAGGTTGGTCTTGAACCCAATACAAATGCAAAATATCCTGCAATAGGATCTGACAATGGTAATTTTTCAGATTTTTGGATTCAAAGCAGGGCTTACTTACGTGTTAAAAATGTAACCTTAAGTTACACTCTTCCAAAATCCGTTACAGAGAATTTGAAGTTTAAAAATATCAGGTTCTATGTGTCAGGTGAGAATCTATACACTTTCACAAGTTTTATAAAAGGATTTGATCCGGAAATTTCAAGTGGACGTGGATACTGGCAATATCCGAATATATCAAAAGTAGTTGGTGGTGTAAACCTAACCTTTTAA